In Sphingobacterium sp. PCS056, the following proteins share a genomic window:
- the ftsA gene encoding cell division protein FtsA has protein sequence MNPKSAEIERENPIIVGLDIGTTKICVTVGRRSGGNKIELLGVGKADSAGVSRGVVANIQKTVSSILEAVEIAENQSNVDIKVVNVGIAGQHIKSIQHRGIFTKTDSDDEVTRRDIERLISDMYKLVLPPGEEIIHVLPQEFTIDNEPGIREPIGMAGRRIEANFHIISGRVTDIRNIKRCIDNSNLEVSELILEPLASSEAVLDDDEKNAGVVLVDIGGGTTDVAIFHEGIIRHTAVIPLGGNIVTEDIRQGCSVLRSQAELLKTRFGSALADENKENEVICVPGLKGREPKEISVKNLAYIIQARMEEIIEHVYYEIKSSGYENKLIGGIVITGGGAQLKHLVQLVEYITGIDCRIGFPNEYLAKNEVLPKALYEELKSPLYATSIGLLMKGIQAHEDEVETRRAPKVVKKDVESVKEVGEQQQKEHGLLTWFKKLMKDGNEIDDATFLDKK, from the coding sequence ATGAACCCAAAATCAGCAGAAATCGAAAGAGAGAACCCAATTATTGTGGGTCTCGATATTGGTACAACCAAGATTTGCGTTACCGTGGGAAGACGGAGCGGCGGAAATAAAATAGAACTTTTAGGAGTTGGTAAAGCAGACTCGGCAGGAGTAAGCCGAGGCGTAGTTGCTAACATTCAAAAAACGGTAAGCAGCATTCTTGAGGCGGTTGAAATAGCCGAAAATCAATCGAATGTGGATATCAAGGTGGTGAATGTTGGTATTGCTGGTCAACATATTAAAAGTATTCAACATCGTGGTATTTTTACCAAGACTGATAGCGATGATGAAGTGACAAGAAGAGATATTGAACGTCTTATTTCAGATATGTATAAATTGGTGTTGCCTCCTGGAGAAGAAATTATCCACGTGTTGCCACAAGAATTTACTATTGATAATGAGCCGGGTATTCGGGAGCCTATTGGTATGGCTGGTCGTCGTATCGAAGCGAATTTTCATATTATTTCGGGTCGTGTTACGGATATCCGAAATATCAAAAGATGTATTGATAATTCAAATTTGGAAGTTTCAGAATTGATTCTTGAACCTTTGGCATCATCTGAAGCTGTATTGGATGATGACGAAAAAAATGCTGGTGTTGTTTTAGTTGATATTGGTGGAGGTACTACGGATGTAGCTATTTTCCATGAGGGAATCATTCGTCATACTGCTGTAATTCCGTTGGGGGGAAATATAGTGACGGAAGATATTCGTCAAGGTTGTTCTGTATTGAGAAGTCAAGCTGAATTATTAAAAACACGATTTGGATCGGCATTGGCTGATGAAAATAAAGAAAATGAGGTGATTTGTGTTCCCGGCTTAAAAGGTCGTGAGCCGAAAGAGATCTCTGTAAAAAATCTTGCATACATTATTCAAGCACGTATGGAAGAGATCATCGAACATGTGTATTATGAAATCAAATCTTCAGGATATGAAAATAAACTGATCGGTGGTATCGTTATTACTGGTGGAGGTGCACAATTAAAACATCTGGTGCAGCTTGTCGAATACATTACGGGTATCGATTGCCGTATTGGTTTTCCAAATGAATACCTCGCGAAAAATGAAGTCCTGCCGAAAGCTTTGTATGAAGAATTGAAAAGCCCATTGTATGCAACCAGTATTGGTTTGTTGATGAAGGGTATTCAGGCGCACGAGGATGAAGTGGAAACAAGAAGAGCACCTAAGGTTGTCAAAAAAGATGTCGAGTCTGTTAAAGAGGTCGGTGAGCAGCAACAAAAGGAGCATGGTTTATTAACGTGGTTTAAAAAATTAATGAAGGATGGCAATGAAATTGATGATGCCACTTTCTTGGATAAAAAATAG
- the murC gene encoding UDP-N-acetylmuramate--L-alanine ligase gives MKIDAIKQVYLIGVGGIGMSGLARYFAHLGCVVKGYDRTETELTKTLVSEGIAISYVDEIDTIDPIFNAPDDATLIIFTPAIPKDSKIKHYLEQVGHTLHKRSEVLGIISESRFTIGVAGTHGKTTTSTMVAHILKDSGFDCSAFLGGISSNYDTNVLYGNNDVVVVEADEYDRSFLTLHPNIAIVTSADADHLDIYGDAGQLLATFQMYLDRVVEGGTRIVKKGLPFDSQIAYSGHDVADVYASNVHVRDGEFYFDYISADSKIEHIHLGIPGTHNVENAVAAITAARILGIADDKIKLALANFKGVKRRFEYIVRTPSAIYVDDYAHHPEELRAFLSSMRKLYPNKKLTVVFQPHLFTRTRDFIDGFAEVLSMADRLLLMEIYPARELPIEGVNSSWLLSKITAPEKAVVTPQQVLEIAQNEKLELLVTVGAGDIDKLVKPLKEILVNA, from the coding sequence ATGAAAATTGACGCAATCAAACAGGTGTATCTTATTGGGGTCGGTGGAATTGGAATGAGTGGGCTTGCTCGTTATTTTGCTCATTTAGGATGTGTGGTAAAAGGATATGATCGTACGGAGACTGAATTGACTAAAACATTGGTGTCTGAAGGTATTGCTATTTCATATGTTGATGAAATCGATACTATAGATCCGATTTTCAATGCTCCGGATGATGCTACATTAATCATTTTTACACCTGCTATACCAAAAGATTCGAAGATTAAACATTATTTAGAGCAAGTAGGCCATACCTTACATAAAAGGTCTGAAGTTTTAGGTATCATTAGTGAAAGTCGGTTTACAATTGGTGTGGCTGGTACACATGGTAAAACTACGACTTCAACGATGGTCGCTCATATTTTAAAAGATAGTGGTTTTGACTGTTCTGCTTTTTTAGGTGGAATCAGTTCTAATTACGATACTAACGTGTTATATGGTAATAATGATGTTGTCGTAGTCGAAGCTGATGAATATGATCGTTCATTTTTGACCTTACATCCTAATATTGCAATTGTGACTTCAGCTGATGCTGATCATCTGGATATTTATGGTGATGCGGGTCAACTGTTGGCGACTTTCCAAATGTATTTGGATCGAGTTGTTGAGGGCGGCACGCGTATTGTGAAGAAGGGATTACCTTTTGACAGTCAAATCGCATATTCTGGACATGATGTGGCAGATGTATATGCTTCCAATGTACATGTTCGAGATGGCGAGTTTTACTTTGATTATATTTCAGCAGATTCAAAGATTGAGCATATTCATTTGGGCATACCTGGCACACATAATGTTGAAAATGCTGTGGCGGCAATAACTGCTGCTCGTATTTTGGGTATTGCAGATGATAAAATAAAATTAGCCTTAGCTAATTTTAAGGGCGTTAAAAGGCGTTTCGAATATATCGTAAGAACTCCGTCTGCTATTTATGTAGATGATTATGCACATCATCCGGAGGAATTGCGTGCTTTTTTGAGTTCTATGCGAAAATTATATCCGAATAAAAAGTTAACAGTTGTATTTCAGCCACATCTCTTCACCAGAACACGTGATTTTATAGATGGATTTGCAGAAGTGCTATCTATGGCCGATCGTTTGCTGTTGATGGAGATCTATCCTGCACGCGAATTGCCTATTGAAGGTGTAAATTCGTCTTGGTTGTTGAGTAAGATTACAGCGCCAGAAAAAGCTGTTGTTACGCCACAACAGGTATTGGAAATTGCTCAAAACGAAAAACTGGAATTGTTGGTCACGGTCGGTGCAGGGGATATTGATAAGTTAGTAAAACCATTGAAGGAAATTTTAGTAAATGCTTAA
- the ftsZ gene encoding cell division protein FtsZ — protein MSIQFEMLKEQSSIIKVIGVGGGGGNAVNHMYKQGISGVDFIVCNTDAQALELSPIPNKVQLGMSLTEGMGAGADPDVGENSAIESIDDIKRMLGTNTKMLFITAGMGGGTGTGASPVLAKAAKELGILTVAIITTPFTFEGKRRRSQAEEGLSELRKYVDSYLVISNDRLREIFGNLTMTAAFAKADDILTTAAKGIAEIITIPGYVNVDFKDVRTVMNDSGVAIMGNAVAEGEDRAIKAVEGALASPLLKDNEIEGARYILLNITSGLKEVTMDEVAIITDYIQEKAGLSADLIWGNCIDENFGEELSVTIIATGFQTSEERDLERENTKVTMPLTAAEQVASFIKPVNQFVQKEVSNTPLVNPVQTNTENFSAPTTTNDLFSTPKNVVQQQAQVKVEENAIIRHELNFEEVVEEESLSMQKGNDFQLKTSPSVFQFQMPTVFDEYATGSVSAQEEQNSNFSASVNNKAEIEQVEEEQVSFEDQLVRTKERILRLKELSMKLKSSNGLQELENEPAYKRKQMSLDDTPHSSQSQVSRFTLSFEDGNTEIRPNNSFLHDNVD, from the coding sequence ATGTCAATACAGTTTGAAATGTTAAAAGAACAATCATCAATAATTAAGGTTATTGGGGTTGGTGGTGGTGGCGGTAATGCTGTTAACCACATGTATAAGCAAGGAATTAGTGGAGTAGATTTCATCGTGTGTAATACCGATGCTCAAGCTTTGGAATTAAGTCCAATACCTAATAAAGTACAATTGGGTATGAGTTTGACAGAAGGTATGGGTGCCGGTGCAGATCCTGATGTGGGTGAAAATTCAGCTATCGAAAGTATTGACGATATCAAACGTATGTTGGGTACCAACACAAAGATGCTTTTTATTACCGCTGGTATGGGTGGTGGTACGGGTACTGGTGCAAGTCCTGTATTAGCAAAAGCTGCTAAGGAATTGGGTATTTTGACTGTTGCGATTATTACTACTCCTTTTACTTTTGAAGGTAAACGACGCCGTTCTCAGGCTGAAGAAGGTTTGTCCGAACTACGGAAATATGTAGATTCGTATTTGGTAATCTCAAACGACCGTCTGAGAGAAATTTTTGGTAATTTAACAATGACTGCAGCTTTCGCAAAAGCTGATGATATATTAACAACTGCTGCAAAAGGTATCGCAGAGATTATTACTATTCCTGGTTATGTAAACGTCGATTTTAAAGATGTGCGTACTGTGATGAATGATAGTGGTGTCGCGATCATGGGTAATGCTGTTGCGGAAGGTGAAGACCGTGCCATCAAAGCGGTAGAAGGTGCGCTAGCTTCTCCATTGTTGAAAGATAATGAGATCGAAGGTGCGCGTTATATTTTATTGAATATTACTTCTGGTTTAAAAGAAGTAACGATGGATGAAGTAGCTATTATTACGGATTATATCCAAGAGAAAGCGGGTCTTTCTGCAGATCTAATCTGGGGTAACTGTATTGATGAGAACTTTGGTGAGGAATTATCGGTAACGATTATTGCTACAGGATTCCAGACTTCTGAGGAAAGAGATCTGGAACGTGAGAATACGAAAGTTACAATGCCTTTGACTGCAGCTGAACAAGTTGCATCATTTATAAAACCGGTGAACCAGTTCGTTCAAAAAGAGGTAAGCAACACACCTTTAGTAAATCCTGTTCAAACTAATACAGAGAATTTTTCTGCACCTACGACGACAAACGATTTATTTTCAACACCTAAAAACGTTGTTCAACAACAAGCTCAAGTTAAGGTAGAAGAAAATGCGATTATTCGCCATGAATTGAATTTTGAAGAAGTAGTGGAAGAGGAATCATTGTCTATGCAAAAGGGGAATGATTTTCAATTAAAAACATCTCCTTCAGTATTTCAATTTCAAATGCCAACAGTATTTGATGAGTATGCTACAGGTTCTGTTTCTGCTCAAGAAGAACAAAATAGTAATTTTTCAGCTTCAGTGAATAACAAGGCAGAAATTGAGCAAGTAGAAGAAGAGCAAGTTTCTTTTGAAGATCAGTTGGTGCGTACTAAAGAGCGTATCTTGAGATTAAAAGAATTGAGTATGAAATTGAAATCTTCAAATGGACTTCAAGAATTAGAGAATGAGCCTGCTTATAAAAGAAAGCAGATGTCATTAGATGATACGCCGCATTCTTCTCAATCTCAGGTTTCTAGATTTACCCTGTCATTTGAAGACGGAAATACAGAGATTAGACCCAATAATTCTTTTTTACATGATAATGTAGATTAG
- a CDS encoding cell division protein FtsQ/DivIB: MLKYLHNIRWNRVLYLSLFFLGVIAVIIVMSLVNRKDEQQVCREVNIFIEGKEAFIDQGDISALISKNYGNIIGKRLLDIPLEKIEKTLKKLPYVSKASVHLDMDGIIAINIAQREVVMRVINKNGREYYIDLNGLKVPTTLKYVPHVMIATGNIEEGYKNPLDSVNTSLVKDLFRVTQFIENDELWSNQVVQVFVNNDKDIELVPRVGNQQLIIGTADSLEQKFSLLRTFYKEIIPKVGVDAYNKVNVKYAGQIICEKRGVWTFDDLHHPEKKIKNNTL, encoded by the coding sequence ATGCTTAAATATTTACACAACATACGATGGAATCGCGTCTTATATTTATCACTCTTTTTTCTTGGAGTGATAGCTGTAATCATTGTGATGTCATTGGTCAACCGTAAGGATGAGCAACAGGTCTGTCGTGAGGTGAATATTTTTATAGAGGGAAAGGAAGCTTTTATAGACCAGGGTGATATTTCGGCACTTATTAGCAAAAATTATGGAAATATTATCGGGAAGCGATTACTTGATATTCCTTTAGAAAAAATTGAAAAAACATTGAAAAAATTGCCTTACGTATCTAAGGCAAGTGTGCATTTGGATATGGATGGTATTATCGCCATCAATATTGCACAACGTGAGGTGGTGATGCGTGTCATTAATAAAAATGGTCGAGAATATTATATCGACTTAAATGGATTGAAGGTACCGACTACTTTAAAGTATGTGCCACATGTAATGATTGCGACGGGTAATATTGAAGAAGGATATAAAAATCCCTTGGATTCGGTCAACACTTCTTTAGTGAAAGATCTGTTTCGCGTGACGCAGTTTATTGAAAATGATGAATTATGGAGCAATCAGGTTGTTCAGGTATTTGTCAATAATGATAAAGATATTGAATTGGTTCCGCGTGTCGGCAATCAGCAGCTTATTATAGGCACTGCGGATTCGTTGGAACAAAAATTTAGTTTGTTAAGAACATTTTATAAAGAAATCATCCCTAAAGTTGGGGTTGATGCTTACAATAAAGTAAATGTAAAATATGCAGGTCAAATCATTTGTGAAAAGCGTGGTGTTTGGACATTTGATGATTTGCATCATCCAGAGAAGAAAATAAAGAATAACACATTATAG